The Methanoculleus marisnigri JR1 genome window below encodes:
- a CDS encoding heavy metal translocating P-type ATPase: MTEREECPSCPRCRAGICEIHRPVVGRREIAVFGISGILLLSGILVNYLTPYPLAGTALLLAAAAISGYDVLRAGFFALIRLRFSIAVLISIAAAGAFLTGNPAEGATVLYLYAVAEFMEEYAAGRAERSIASLLDLTPQTARVRRDDGEVTVPVDDVGIGETVIARPGDTVPLDGVVTAGGSSVDQAAITGESVPVAKGVGDGVYAGTRNLDGYLEVRVTKPERESTIARVAALVAEAQAHTSPTEAFIERFSRYYTPAVILGAALLVVVPPLAFGVPFLEAFYRALVLLVIACPCALAISTPVSMVSGITTAAHNGVLIKGRDSLEAVGLARVVVFDKTGTLTAGRLEVDNVIGFGIPEAEVLAVAVSLESRSGHPIAEAIRRRAEEEGAVLQDVGEFVSIAGRGVRGRIGGAAYVLGNVALFVDGDAPAWRADYDRLESEGKTVVLAGTASGVLGLIALSDVVKKDAKKTVAALRARGIRTVMLTGDNERVGGAVARRIGIDECHAGLLPEDKVTMVERLMDRYGLVVMVGDGVNDAPALARANVGVAMGAIGSDVAIEAADIVVMEDDISRVAYLVALSEKTVSVVRQNVIAALVVKLGIAGLAVLGLVTLWMAVAFGDMGLSLAVIANALRIGRPDSGSPP, encoded by the coding sequence GTGACGGAGCGTGAGGAGTGCCCGTCCTGCCCCCGATGCCGGGCCGGGATCTGCGAGATTCACAGGCCGGTCGTCGGGCGCCGGGAGATCGCGGTCTTCGGGATCTCGGGCATCCTCCTCCTTTCGGGGATACTCGTGAACTACCTCACCCCGTATCCCCTCGCCGGCACGGCCCTGCTGCTCGCTGCCGCGGCTATATCCGGCTACGACGTCCTGAGAGCCGGATTCTTTGCTCTCATCCGGCTCCGGTTCAGCATCGCCGTGCTCATATCCATCGCGGCGGCAGGGGCGTTCCTGACCGGAAACCCGGCCGAAGGGGCGACCGTGCTCTACCTCTACGCCGTCGCCGAGTTCATGGAGGAGTACGCGGCCGGGAGGGCAGAGCGCTCGATAGCCTCGCTCCTCGATCTCACGCCGCAGACCGCCCGGGTCAGGCGAGACGATGGGGAGGTGACCGTCCCGGTCGATGACGTCGGCATCGGGGAGACCGTGATCGCGAGACCGGGCGACACCGTTCCGCTCGACGGCGTCGTCACTGCCGGCGGATCATCGGTCGATCAGGCGGCGATCACCGGTGAGAGCGTCCCGGTGGCAAAGGGAGTCGGGGACGGCGTCTACGCCGGGACGCGGAATCTCGACGGGTACCTCGAGGTCCGGGTGACGAAACCGGAACGAGAGAGCACGATAGCCCGGGTCGCCGCCCTGGTCGCGGAGGCCCAGGCCCACACCTCTCCCACCGAGGCGTTCATCGAACGGTTTTCGCGCTACTACACGCCGGCGGTCATTCTCGGCGCCGCCCTCCTCGTCGTGGTCCCGCCGCTCGCCTTCGGCGTCCCGTTCCTCGAGGCGTTCTACCGGGCGCTGGTCCTGCTCGTCATCGCCTGTCCCTGTGCGCTCGCGATCTCCACCCCGGTCTCGATGGTCTCGGGGATCACGACCGCGGCGCATAATGGCGTGCTGATCAAGGGCAGGGACTCGCTCGAGGCCGTGGGGCTCGCCCGGGTGGTCGTCTTCGACAAGACCGGGACGCTCACGGCCGGGAGGCTCGAGGTGGACAACGTGATCGGGTTCGGGATCCCGGAGGCGGAGGTGCTCGCCGTCGCCGTGTCGCTCGAGTCCCGTTCGGGTCACCCGATCGCGGAGGCGATCCGGCGGCGGGCGGAGGAGGAGGGCGCCGTCCTGCAGGACGTCGGGGAGTTCGTCTCGATTGCAGGAAGAGGCGTCCGGGGACGGATCGGCGGTGCGGCCTACGTGCTCGGAAACGTTGCGCTCTTTGTCGACGGAGATGCTCCGGCATGGCGGGCGGATTACGACCGGCTGGAGAGCGAAGGGAAGACCGTCGTCCTCGCCGGCACCGCCTCAGGGGTGCTTGGGCTTATCGCCCTCTCGGACGTGGTAAAGAAGGATGCAAAAAAGACGGTTGCCGCTCTCCGGGCGCGAGGAATCCGGACGGTGATGCTCACCGGGGACAACGAGCGCGTCGGGGGGGCGGTGGCCCGCCGCATCGGGATCGACGAGTGCCATGCCGGGCTCCTGCCGGAGGATAAGGTGACGATGGTCGAGCGGCTGATGGACCGCTACGGGCTCGTGGTGATGGTCGGCGACGGCGTGAACGACGCGCCGGCGCTTGCGCGGGCGAACGTCGGGGTCGCGATGGGGGCGATAGGCTCAGACGTCGCGATCGAGGCCGCCGACATCGTCGTGATGGAGGACGACATCTCGCGGGTCGCCTACCTCGTCGCCCTCTCGGAGAAGACGGTCTCGGTCGTCCGGCAGAACGTCATAGCGGCGCTCGTGGTGAAACTCGGCATCGCCGGGCTCGCCGTCCTCGGGCTGGTCACGCTCTGGATGGCGGTGGCGTTCGGGGACATGGGCCTCTCGCTTGCGGTCATCGCGAACGCTCTCAGGATAGGCCGGCCGGATTCCGGCAGCCCTCCATGA
- a CDS encoding cupin domain-containing protein, with protein MHRIAPLLFVCILLSAGCLAADEPPAEAGVSLIAPVDPVPIFDGRATYFGIIGEETPQIRTNYSMGCVVIAPGNATPPHRLIGTTELVYVLDGAAEIRCGNETVTAREGETVLLPEGVLQSIASAGDTELRYLTAVQPPFTPAIEIPGGGPDAIGAKTDSAPLVVADPREGIEWSLESGVAVYTLLNPVLMNETVIPVGYSLAYGELLPGGYLGYDGINGSSDLLYVIEGEIEVSTPDGETIRVPAGSAAYVLPDRVKETRNAADSTTRLLSFIDPAWTPEKTVLFE; from the coding sequence ATGCACAGGATTGCTCCTCTTCTCTTTGTCTGTATCCTCCTCTCCGCCGGATGTCTCGCCGCAGACGAGCCTCCGGCAGAGGCGGGTGTCAGCCTGATCGCCCCGGTGGACCCGGTCCCCATCTTCGACGGCCGGGCAACCTACTTCGGGATCATCGGCGAGGAGACGCCGCAGATCCGGACGAACTACAGCATGGGCTGCGTCGTCATCGCACCGGGCAACGCGACGCCGCCGCACCGCCTGATCGGGACGACGGAACTCGTCTACGTGCTCGATGGTGCGGCGGAGATCCGCTGCGGCAACGAGACGGTAACCGCTCGCGAGGGAGAGACGGTGCTCCTGCCGGAAGGCGTGCTGCAGTCGATAGCTTCGGCCGGGGATACGGAACTCCGTTACCTCACCGCGGTCCAGCCGCCCTTCACGCCCGCAATCGAGATTCCGGGGGGCGGGCCTGACGCGATCGGCGCAAAAACGGACAGTGCGCCGCTCGTCGTCGCCGATCCCCGGGAGGGGATCGAGTGGAGCCTCGAATCCGGCGTGGCGGTCTATACTCTCTTAAATCCGGTGCTGATGAACGAGACGGTCATCCCGGTCGGCTACAGCCTCGCATACGGCGAACTCCTCCCGGGCGGGTATCTTGGATATGACGGTATCAACGGCTCGTCCGATCTCCTCTACGTGATCGAGGGGGAGATCGAGGTTTCCACACCGGACGGAGAGACGATCCGGGTTCCTGCCGGGAGTGCCGCCTACGTCCTGCCCGACCGGGTAAAAGAGACCCGGAACGCCGCGGACTCGACCACGAGGCTCCTTTCGTTCATCGACCCGGCATGGACGCCGGAGAAGACCGTTCTCTTTGAGTAA